The following DNA comes from Streptomyces pristinaespiralis.
AAGCAGGAGCTGGCGCTGGCCGCACTCCAGTGGGTTCTGGACACCTGGGAGCAGGAGGTCGGCCGCCAGGTGGAGCAGGAGTCGGATCCGGTCGCGGCGCTGCTCACCCTCGCGCGCGCCCACACCGTCTTCTGCCGTCGCGACATCGCCCGCGTCGCGATGGCATTGCGCCTGGAGTTCTCCGGGCAGGACCATCCGATCGCGCACGAGGTGGAGAAGGGCTACCAGGCGCTCACCGACACCTGCGCCGGCTTTGTCGAGGCCGGACGCGAGGCGGGGTCGATTCCCGACGGACCGGCCGCCAGGGACGTGGCACTCGCCTACGTCGGCGCCGTCGAAGGCACGTCCATCGCATTGGCCGGCCACGTCGCGCAGGACGCCGCACTCGTGGCCGCTGCCGCTGCCGGCGCCCTCGGGCTCGATCCCTGTGTCACGCACCCCTCGCACGCCGCCGCACCGAAGGAGACACACTCGTGAAGCTCCCCGACACCTCGCACACCTCCCGCCCCTGGCGGATACACGAGATCGCGCACGACTTCCGCCTCTACGACGTCTGGGCGCTGCCGACGCCCGGGGGCCCCGACGACTTTCCGCGACTGGTGCGGAACATGTCCGTGGGAGACACATCGGACAATCCCTCGCGGGTCGCCCGCGCACTCTTCGCGATCCGCTGGAAGCTGGGGAAACTGCTCGGCTGGGACAATCCGAGGTCGGGGGTCGGCTCACGGGTTCCGACCTTGCGCGACCGGCTGCCACAAGATCTGCGCGACGGCCCGGCCGGGCCGGACTTCGACCTCCTGCCCTTCACCTCGGTCTACATGACGGAGCACGAGTGGGCGGCGGAAATGGCCAACAGGACCATGCACGGGGTGATGCACCTGAGCTGGGTCCCGGACGGGTCCGGTGGCTACCGCGGCCAGATGGCCGTGCTGGTGAAGCCCAATGGATTGTTCGGCAAGGCGTACATGGCGGCGATCGCACCCTTCCGGCATCTGCTCGTCTACCCGCCGCTGATGCGCGGTATCGGGCGCGAGTGGCGCGAGTCGGCGTCGCAGCCGTAACGCCGCGTCATGCCGCGGCAGCGACGGACGTCCCCTTGTCGAGCAACCACGAGGAGACCGGCCCACCACCCGCCGCCGGGCAGGGGGCGGAAGCCGACGGGCTGACCGGGCACGGGCGCCCGGTCAGCCCGTCGGCTTCTTCGCGCGGCTCGGCTGGACCCGCTTGGGCTCCCCCGGCATCTTCGGGTAGTCCGGCGGGTACGGCAGGTCGCTCAGGCCGTGGTCGCGCTCGTCCTTGCGCGACAGCTCCAGCAGGCTCTCCAGCGAGAACGCGTGGTCGTCCATGTCGGCGTGCACGTCGCCCAGTTCGGCGAACCGTCCCGGCATCGTGGCCAGGTCGAAGTCCGAGGGGGACACGTGCTCGAGTTCGTC
Coding sequences within:
- a CDS encoding TetR/AcrR family transcriptional regulator, whose amino-acid sequence is MLEQVAREAGYTRGALYHQFKDKQELALAALQWVLDTWEQEVGRQVEQESDPVAALLTLARAHTVFCRRDIARVAMALRLEFSGQDHPIAHEVEKGYQALTDTCAGFVEAGREAGSIPDGPAARDVALAYVGAVEGTSIALAGHVAQDAALVAAAAAGALGLDPCVTHPSHAAAPKETHS
- a CDS encoding DUF2867 domain-containing protein, translated to MKLPDTSHTSRPWRIHEIAHDFRLYDVWALPTPGGPDDFPRLVRNMSVGDTSDNPSRVARALFAIRWKLGKLLGWDNPRSGVGSRVPTLRDRLPQDLRDGPAGPDFDLLPFTSVYMTEHEWAAEMANRTMHGVMHLSWVPDGSGGYRGQMAVLVKPNGLFGKAYMAAIAPFRHLLVYPPLMRGIGREWRESASQP